A single window of Colletotrichum destructivum chromosome 9, complete sequence DNA harbors:
- a CDS encoding Putative nitronate monooxygenase, aldolase-type TIM barrel, giving the protein MSLSRLVSWFPHVKAPVIINAPMLGSAGAAMATEVHKAGGFGFIAAGYDFTESSTQVTDLDKALTQARTLLSTPPADGVNALPLGVGFITSRDPASQFTANVLPVLTRHRVAAAWLFAPNAETKPHAGIIPALRDASIRVFVQVGTVAAAREAAADGADVIVAQGVDAGGHQFARGCGVVALVPEVRAMLTAEFPGREVAVVAAGGIVEGSGVAAALALGAEGVVMGTRFVATDEALSARLHKDVIVQTRDGGVSTWKSDFHDKLVDNKLWKDGYDGRAIVGDIHREYHALGGKTATVKESQERLRSGWSEDEGKKMIGKWAGAGVGLVNEIKPAGEVVVEVREAARKRIQELAGSI; this is encoded by the exons ATGTCGCTCTCGAGACTGGTCTCCTGGTTTCCCCACGTCAAGGCGCCCGTCATCATCAATGCGCCGATGCTCGGCtcagccggcgccgccatggcAACTGAAGTCCACAAAGCCGGTGGCTTCG GTTTCATCGCCGCGGGCTACGACTTCACGGAGTCCTCCACCCAGGTGACGGACCTAGACAAGGCCCTCACCCAAGCCCGCACACTCCTCTCCACGCCccccgccgacggcgtcaacGCCCTCccgctcggcgtcggcttcATCACGTCTCGGGACCCGGCGTCCCAGTTCACCGCCAACGTACTCCCGGTCCTCACGCGCCACcgcgtcgcggcggcgtggcTCTTCGCCCCGAACGCCGAGACCAAGCCGCACGCTGGCATCATCCCCGCGCTCCGCGATGCGTCGATCCGGGTCTTCGTGCAGGTCGGGACCGTGGCCGCGGcgcgcgaggcggcggcggacggcgcggACGTCATCGTCGCGCAGGGCGTCGATGCGGGCGGGCACCAGTTCGCGCGCGGGTGCGGCGTGgtggcgttggtgccggAGGTGCGGGCGATGCTGACGGCCGAGTTCCCGGGCCGGGAGGTCGCggtcgtggcggcgggcggcatcgtcgagggcaGCGGCGTCGCGGCTGCGCTGGCGCTCGGGGCCGAGGGTGTGGTCATGGGCACGCGGTTCGTGGCGACGGACGAGGCCCTGAGCGCGCGGCTGCACAAGGATGTCATCGTGCAGACgcgggacggcggcgtgagCACGTGGAAGTCCGACTTCCACGACAAGCTCGTGGACAACAAGCTCTGGAAGGACGGTTACGACGGCCGGGCGATCGTGGGCGACATCCACCGCGAGTACCACGCgctcggcggcaagacggCAACGGTGAAGGAGAGCCAGGAGAGGCTGCGGTCGGGGTggagcgaggacgaggggaagaagatgatTGGGAAGTGGGCGGGTGCCGGAGTGGGACTTGTCAACGAGATTAAGCCGGCGGGAGAGGTGGTGGTCGAGGTGAGAGAGGCTGCAAGGAAGAGAATTCAGGAGCTGGCTGGATCGATTTAG
- a CDS encoding Putative HAD hydrolase, subfamily IA, HAD superfamily, with amino-acid sequence MSGIGGDLPNIRSEALSNLKALTFDVFGTVVDWRTSVVEELASRARAKLSSTQSPPPALAAEERDGLAVADWGRFAQEWRDSYKRFTLGYVAGETPWKDVDAHHRESLAALLRAWGLGGVYGDEEVQEMSLVWHRLRPWADSAPGLRRLGAKFVTSTLSNGNRALLRDLDSSGGLGFGRLLSSEDWEAYKPSPKVYDGAVAALLGEGGRAREVAMVAAHLGDLMAAKGRGMRTVYVERPGEEDWERGGEAFEDARGWVDIWIGEGEGGFEELARQLGA; translated from the coding sequence ATGTCCGGCATTGGGGGCGATCTCCCCAACATCAGGTCCGAGGCCTTGAGCAACCTCAAGGCACTGACCTTTGACGTCTTCGGCACGGTCGTCGACTGGCGCACCTCAgttgtcgaggagctcgcctCTCGCGCGCGGGCGAAGCTCTCCTCGACCCAGTCCCCGCCCCCGGCGCTCGCGGCTGAGGAGAGGGACGGGCTCGCGGTGGCGGACTGGGGCCGGTTCGCGCAGGAGTGGCGGGACTCGTACAAGCGCTTTACGCTGGGCTACGTGGCCGGTGAGACGCCGTGGAAGGACGTCGACGCACACCACCGCGAGAGCctcgcggcgctgctgcgAGCGTGGGGGCTGGGCGGAGTGTacggggacgaggaggtaCAGGAGATGAGCCTGGTGTGGCACCGGCTGCGGCCATGGGCGGACTCGGCCCCGGGTctgcggcggctgggggCCAAGTTTGTGACCTCGACGCTGTCGAACGGGAACCGGGCGCTCCTCCGGGACCTGGACTCCTCGGGAGGCCTCGGGTTCGGGAGGTTGCTGTCGAGCGAGGACTGGGAGGCGTACAAGCCGAGCCCGAAGGTGTACGACGgcgcggtggcggcgctgctaggggaggggggcagggcGAGAGAggtggcgatggtggcggcgcACCTGGGTGacttgatggcggcgaaggggaggggaatgAGGACCGTGTACGTCGAGAGGCCTGGGGAGGAGGActgggagaggggaggggaggcgtTTGAAGATGCCCGGGGATGGGTTGACATTTGgatcggggagggggagggcgggTTCGAGGAGCTCGCTAGGCAGTTGGGCGCTTGA
- a CDS encoding Putative tryptophan synthase beta chain-like, PALP domain-containing protein: MADLSTCLPLTRASVVEAHKLVKSHVHYTPVLTNKTLTALASTPRSAEDLRGTKWEGRTPAKPVLRLWFKCENLQRIGAFKVRGAFHAVERLKKEPGWLENGGKEKGVVTHSSGNHAQALALAARESGIPAHIVMPDISPPNKIAATRGYGANVVFSGSTSVEREAVADRIIAETGARLVPPYDHPDIMLGQGTMGLELQEQVRDLIAAGHSAANPTFNSTGLPSSDGKSGAKGLDAIMTPCGGGGMLSGVALSCEGTGIRVFGAEPEFEGADDCKRGFEAGKRVESVKTLTIADGLRTPVGKHPWSVIYERRLVEGMFNVSEEEIKAATKLVFERFKLVVEPSGAVPLAVALFNEDFRAMVEKEAGEAGWDLGLVFSGGNVAIEGLLKIFAA, from the exons ATGGCCGACCTATCAACCTGCCTGCCCTTGACTCGGGCATCGGTCGTGGAAGCCCACAAGCTCGTCAAATCTCACGTTCACTACACCCCCGTCCTCACCAATAAGACCCTaacggcgttggcgtcgacaCCGCGGAGCGCGGAGGACCTCAGGGGCACCAAGTGGGAAGGGCGCACACCGGCGAAGCCCGTGCTCCGGTTGTGGTTCAAGTGCGAGAACCTGCAGCGCATCGGCGCATTCAAGGTCCGCGGCGCGTTCCATGCTGTCGAGAGGCTGAAGAAGGAGCCCGGGTGGCTCGagaacggcggcaaggagaagggtgTCGTGACGCATAGCTCAG GAAATCATGCCCAGGctctcgccctcgcggccaGGGAAAGCGGTATTCCGGCACACATTGTGATGCCTGACATCTCCCCGCCCAACAAGATCGCCGCGACGCGCGGATACGGCGCAAACGTTGTATTCAGCGGCAGCACCTCGGTCGagcgcgaggccgtcgccgaccgcatcatcgccgagacgggcgcccgcctcgtcccgcCCTACGATCACCCGGACATCATGCTGGGCCAGGGCACCATGGGCCTCGAGCTGCAGGAGCAGGTCCGCGATCTCATAGCCGCGGGTCACTCAGCCGCGAACCCAACGTTCAACTCGACCGGCCTGCCGTCATCCGACGGCAAGTCGGGGGCGAAGGGCCTGGATGCCATCATGACgccttgcggcggcggcggcatgctcTCGGGCGTCGCGCTCAGCTGTGAGGGCACGGGGATCAGGGTGTTCGGCGCGGAGCCCGAGttcgagggcgccgacgactgCAAGCGCGGCTTCGAAGCTGGGAAGAGGGTAGAGAGCGTCAAGACACTTACGATCGCCGACGGACTGAGGACGCCCGTAGGAAAACACCCGTGGAGCGTCATCTACGAGCGCCGGCTCGTAGAGGGCATGTTCAACgtgtcggaggaggagatcaaggcggcgacgaagctGGTATTTGAGCGGTTCAAGCTGGTGGTCGAGCCGAGCGGCGCTGTGCCGCTGGCGGTGGCGCTGTTCAACGAGGACTTCAGAGCCATggtggagaaggaggcgggaGAGGCTGGGTGGGATCTGGGGTTGGTTTtcagcggcggcaacgttGCCATTGAGGGTCTTCTGAAAATATTTGCTGCCTAA
- a CDS encoding Putative OTU domain, papain-like cysteine peptidase superfamily → MEAETLDQMQARHRKEQRDLIGRITSKKKNATKKSRKGVNEECADMERRLKEKQEEELAALTGGGTDVNEEVEEDEVADAPANDDTAALADKLKETSVSEATPPTEDDTQTQDQGQGKKRNRQKERMARRAAEIEAAAAKAEEEARGMTDHRGAEKTYMLKEFKTHSLAEKEIAPDGHCLFSAVADQLAQCGIPLAATAAAAAQPPYKVVRAAAAEWMTAHPDDFAPFLEEDLEAYARKIRDTAEWGGQLELAALANVYGVEIRVVQDGRTERIGPSAGDIDGAASEEPGVGGKEIWLAYYRHGYGLGEHYNSLRKTA, encoded by the coding sequence ATGGAGGCCGAAACCCTCGACCAGATGCAGGCGCGACACCGCAAGGAGCAGCGCGACCTCATCGGACGAATCACCAGCAAAAAGAAGAACGCAACAAAAAAGTCACGCAAGGGCGTCAACGAGGAGTGCGCTGATATGGAGAGGCGGCTCAAAGAGaagcaggaagaggagctCGCGGCCCTGACTGGCGGCGGCACAGACGTCAACGAGGaagtggaggaggacgaggtggCAGACGCCCCGGCAAACGACGATACGGCCGCGCTCGCGgacaagctcaaggagaCCTCCGTCTCGGAAGCCACCCCACCGACGGAAGACGATACCCAAACACAGGATCAGGGGCAAGGCAAGAAGCGCAACAGGCAAAAGGAGCGCATGGCGCGGCGCGCGGCGGAGatcgaggccgcggcggcaaaggccgaggaggaggcgcggGGCATGACGGACCaccgcggcgccgagaagacgTACATGCTCAAGGAGTTCAAGACGCACTccctcgccgagaaggagatcgCACCGGACGGGCACTGCCTCTTCTCCGCGGTGGCGGACCAGCTCGCGCAGTGCGGCATCCCGCTGGcagccaccgccgcggccgccgcgcagcCGCCGTACAAGGTCGTccgggcggcagcggcggagTGGATGACGGCCCACCCGGACGACTTCGCGCCgttcctcgaggaggacctggAGGCGTACGCACGCAAGATCCGCGACACGGCGGAGTGGGGCGGGCAGCTGGAGCTCGCGGCGCTGGCCAACGTGTACGGGGTCGAGATCCGCGTCGTGCAGGACGGGCGGACAGAGAGGATCGGGCCGAGCGCTGGGGACATAgacggcgccgccagcgAGGAACCCGGggtgggggggaaggagaTCTGGCTGGCGTATTATCGGCACGGGTACGGGCTGGGCGAGCATTACAACTCCTTGCGGAAGACGGCGTGA
- a CDS encoding Putative TPMT family, S-adenosyl-L-methionine-dependent methyltransferase superfamily, which yields MTNESNKLSTTFADTPLSDHGPKWSAFWEEKYTPWDRGGPSLALLDILTTRSDLVPPTPSPAEQKQSSCKKPTALVPGCGKGHDALLLANLGYDVLALDFSSAAIAEAKENEKAIAAKLEAATEAPDEELEVYAIRHPSGAEPGCVTWLSGDFFSDSWLEEWNREKAFDLIFDYTFLCALPPTARSSWATRMATLLSPRGRLVCLEFPSGKPLSQPGPPWGLTPEIYLALLSRPGEPLEFSSSTQAGDAADVVVVPPFREDGLRRLELVKPTRTHRAGMNEDGTVRDWIHVWSH from the exons ATGACAAACGAGTCAAACAAGCTCTCGACGACCTTTGCCGACACACCACTCTCGGACCACGGCCCGAAATGGTCTGCCTTCTGGGAGGAAAAATACACGCCCTGGGACCGCGGCGGCCCCTCTCTCGCTCTACTTGACATCCTGACGACACGTTCTGATCTGGTTCCGCCCACCCCTTCTCCGGCAGAGCAGAAACAATCCAGCTGTAAAAAGCCAACGGCACTCGTGCCGGGTTGTGGAAAGGGACacgacgccctcctcctggctAATCTAGGCTacgacgtcctcgcccttgacttctcctccgccgcaATCGCTGAAGCGAAGGAAAACGAGAAGGCTATTGCAGCTAAGCTCGAAGCTGCGACGGAAGCGCCGGATGAAGAGCTTGAGGTCTACGCCATCCGTCACCCCAGCGGGGCAGAGCCCGGCTGCGTGACGTGGCTATCGGGAGACTTCTTCTCCGACTCTTGGCTCGAAGAATGGAATCGCGAAAAGGCATTCGACCTCATCTTTGACTACACC TTCCTCTGCGCCCTCCCACCAACCGCACGCTCCTCCTGGGCCACTCGCATGGCCACCCTCCTCAGCccccgcggccgcctcgtctGCCTCGAGTTCCCCTCCGGCAAGCCCCTCTCCCAGCCCGGACCGCCGTGGGGGCTGACCCCCGAGATCTACCTCGCGCTGCTCTCCCGCCCCGGCGAGCCCCTTGagttctcctcctcgacgcaggccggcgacgccgccgacgtcgtcgtcgtcccgcccTTCCGCGAAGACGGCCTCAGGCGTCTGGAGCTTGTTAAACCCACCAGGACGCACCGGGCGGGCATGAACGAGGACGGCACGGTGCGCGATTGGATCCACGTCTGGAGTCACTGA
- a CDS encoding Putative argininosuccinate synthase, rossmann-like alpha/beta/alpha sandwich, with translation MQGTTASGFVDFYESNRDSLPSTPINPSIKVIAPWRLSELYQRFQGRNDLLDYAAEKGIPVTSTKAKPYSMDDNFAHCSYGAGILEDPNVTPLKGLWTKTVSPLKAPDALLDITIHFEKGLPVKVATPEQTAAIPGYNSKTALRLA, from the exons ATGCAAGGTACCACGGCTTCTGGATTCGTTG ATTTCTACGAATCTAACAGGGATAGCTTGCCTTCTACACCCATCAACCCCTCCATCAAGGTCATTGCGCCTTGGCGTC TTTCTGAGCTCTACCAGCGTTTCCAG GGCCGcaacgacctcctcgactATGCTGCCGAGAAGGGCATCCCGGTTACCTCCACCAAGGCCAAGCCCTACTCCATGGACGACAACTTTGCCCACTGCTCCTACGGG GCTGGCATACTCGAGGACCCCAATGTCACCCCCCTGAAGGGCTTGTGGACCAAGACCGTCTCGCCCCTCAAGGCTCCGGATGCTCTCTTGGACATCACCATCCACTTCGAAAAGGGCCTTCCCGTCAAGGTCGCTACCCCTGAGCAGACTGCGGCTATTCCAGGATATAACAGCAAAACCGCATTACGGTTGGCGTAG
- a CDS encoding Putative pleckstrin domain, Mcp5-type, whose translation MAVWETEDESRGDAAVTALPTPQDTPYRTPSRSSRKSRRSATPPNGKKSPSPPPVPHNDKGSKRSSRNMTNEDGISVLDPRRFTPTLHANLVAEILNLRRDQEDKAKLIENLEVSLHASRQEQESLQESAATAIKESRSLQRQLALLEGGTSSAIGELARERDEAVDSITEAKKRLEVAQRKIRSQEEDSQRVHDLWAQDKDSWEEEKRKYERRVHVAESRLKAVLDEVAAYQAAQANGNGHDSETEDQKDNDAASVRTMSMTNSVRFSMQQSPGKVFNGNSLADELNLEGDDDWQTDDGGRESALSYHRHTRTFSRDSVLSRIHRRNQSLESPQRPGSVTRGRLWMNQTVLEALEDGIQEDDEDLMPPPPPPPPKVTYTDTGIQYSPPPSPKLEPIKPATPEPPVRTEKLPEVEATPRGEWEVEANQRRKRVHINRPLAIEPRPFHQMVSAGSQTAEEPLSPPKTPKSPYRSMTPPPESPPTVMVSTSTQTDKPEEKPQSPPVLRPTQELTIPSISIIPPSSRPTTPREPRLPQYFKDFGCQVSIISSVETRSTAVQTEEILSDKRLANLPVHLRPSAITSRPSSPVIATAITTDDPRHFTPVPGQLPPRNPRRLTSKRSLTDMPSSPPVSPVFGEQTRDAYPGNNDDGPLSSHTAPMRRPHRFSSLFAGFQDAQSSDEQDEFDADVSDSEYRTALSAPGMRMTDSRASNRTSVSTFAASPEQTKKSVPMRGSVRPIGTESFSYNLDNRDMAVKKPPAKPTVRGYEKTSVGPSGKQNVMRKAAMIQSGIASHQGRPRSPSLPEPRDPPFPIPTRASSRRPPFSASAPSDGQRSPTKMDAPWHRRGIGRSHYRAGSVHRTNSIRKVRSAAALPRNQRSRRQGSRSPPPFSETTEAPESPSLPPLPYNDITSPRYDTSSHYRSHKSRLSTTTARTATTDVNSVGGASNGASQATGVVDAIAQTMVGEWMFKYVRRRKSFGVPDSGKDDSSNDRHKRWVWLAPYERAILWSSKQPSSGSALMGKTGRKLTIQSVLDVKDDNPAPKNQGAVFNRSILILTPQRALKFTATSSERHYVWLTALSFLAHSTQAIPEIIATPQPVKETTVPDFEPPQPTRRPGIRDSIRLTKSKAPPSVVRSAGPPSIPSVPSIPSSRTGDASGYRHAEAFATMPNNNHQREQSGDAAEPPFIPRFTERSNQTTVHGRKRSNTGGHVPPPLSFRGFSGPGSVGQHSYTNSNAGNSVGTAGSSDIYQSQPSQGSSRQSWGISTAGSQRTSEASSRPGGNFFDAIGTVRMEAFISPLAYSGFDRDPDEHEEYRYRARRRSKELRRRQSRSRHRDSYSSRGTRGTDGYHGGSRVAGEEDYFRDDPFKGF comes from the exons ATGGCTGTCTGGGAAACCGAGGACGAGTCCAGGGGTGATGCCGCCGTGACGGCATTGCCTACACCCCAGGATACACCCTACAGAACACCATCACGAAGCTCGAGAAAGTCTCGCCGCTCAGCCACCCCTCCAAATGGGAAGAAGAGCCCGTCACCTCCTCCCGTTCCCCATAACGACAAGGGCTCCAAACGCTCCTCCCGAAATATGACCAACGAAGATGGTATCAGTGTCCTCGATCCACGTCGTTTCACTCCAACCTTGCACGCCAACCTCGTTGCCGAAATCCTGAACTTGAGGCGAGATCAAGAAGATAAGGCGAAGCTCATCGAAAATCTCGAGGTGTCTTTACATGCCTCGCGCCAGGAGCAGGAGTCGCTCCAAGAGTCGGCAGCCACCGCCATCAAAGAGAGTCGCTCGCTGCAACGTCAATTGGCCCTACTCGAAGGCGgcacctcctcggcgatTGGCGAGCTTGCCCGCGAGAgggacgaggccgttgaCTCCATCACGGAAGCGAAGAAGAGGCTTGAAGTCGCTCAAAGAAAGATCCGAAGCCAGGAAGAAGACTCGCAAAGGGTTCACGACCTATGGGCCCAAGACAAAGACTCctgggaggaagagaagcgCAAGTATGAACGCAGAGTCCACGTTGCCGAGAGCCGCTTGAAGGCGGTCCTGGATGAGGTCGCCGCCTACCAGGCTGCTCAggccaacggcaacggtCACGACAGCGAAACGGAGGATCAAAAGGACAATGATGCGGCGAGCGTCCGAACCATGAGCATGACCAACAGCGTCCGGTTCTCCATGCAGCAGAGTCCCGGCAAAGTGTTTAATGGCAACTCTCTGGCCGATGAACTCAACCTCGAAGGCGATGACGACTGGCAAACCGATGATGGCGGACGTGAGAGCGCCCTTTCCTACCACCGTCACACCCGAACATTCAGTCGCGACAGCGTTTTGTCGAGAATTCATCGAAGAAACCAAAGTCTGGAAAGCCCTCAACGCCCGGGAAGCGTTACTCGAGGCAGACTTTGGATGAACCAGACAGTTTTGGAGGCACTGGAAGACGGGATTcaagaagatgacgaggattTGATGCcgccccctccgccgccgccgccaaaggtCACCTACACAGACACTGGCATTCAGTActcgcctcctccgtcaCCGAAGCTGGAGCCAATCAAGCCAGCAACACCCGAACCCCCCGTTCGGACGGAGAAACTCCCGGAAGTCGAGGCCACTCCCAGAGGTGAATGGGAGGTGGAGGCCAACCAACGGCGCAAGCGCGTCCACATCAACCGACCGTTGGCTATCGAGCCGCGCCCATTCCACCAAATGGTCTCGGCGGGCTCGCAGACAGCCGAGGAGCCTCTGAGTCCTCCCAAGACGCCCAAATCGCCGTACAGGTCCATGACACCGCCCCCTGAGAGCCCACCCACCGTAATGgtgtcgacctcgacacAGACGGAcaagcccgaggagaagCCTCAGTCTCCCCCGGTCTTACGACCGACACAGGAACTGACCATTCCAAGCATTAGCATTATCCCGCCCTCGAGCCGCCCAACGACGCCGCGGGAGCCACGGCTTCCGCAATACTTCAAAGACTTTGGTTGCCAAGTGTCAATCATCTCTTCGGTAGAGACACGGTCTACTGCTGTCCAGACCGAAGAGATCCTTTCAGATAAGCGACTGGCCAATCTCCCGGTTCACTTGCGCCCTTCAGCAATCACATCGAGACCCTCGTCTCCCGTCATTGCAACCGCCATCACGACCGATGACCCACGGCACTTTACTCCTGTCCCTGGACAACTGCCGCCGAGGAACCCGAGGAGACTCACTAGCAAGCGCAGCCTTACGGATATGCCCTCATCCCCGCCCGTTTCACCCGTTTTTGGGGAGCAAACCCGTGACGCCTATCCCGGTAACAACGATGACGGGCCCTTGTCAAGCCATACCGCGCCCATGCGACGTCCGCATCGCTTCAGCAGTCTGTTCGCTGGGTTTCAAGACGCTCAGAGCTCTGATGAGCAGGACGAGTTTGATGCTGATGTGAGCGACTCCGAGTACCGAACCGCCCTGTCCGCTCCTGGAATGAGAATGACGGACTCTCGGGCCTCTAATCGCACATCTGTCAGCACATTTGCGGCATCACCGGAGCAGACCAAGAAGTCTGTACCCATGAGGGGCTCAGTGCGTCCAATCGGAACCGAAAGTTTCAGCTACAACCTGGACAACAGAGACATGGCCGTCAAGAAGCCCCCGGCGAAGCCTACGGTCAGGGGCTACGAGAAGACTTCTGTTGGGCCGTCCGGCAAGCAGAACGTCATGCGAAAGGCTGCCATGATCCAGAGCGGTATTGCCAGCCATCAGGGCCGCCCCAGAAGCCCCAGTCTTCCGGAACCTCGTGATCCTCCTTTCCCTATCCCAACCCGGGCCAGCTCTCGGCGACCACCGTTCAGTGCTAGTGCCCCGAGTGATGGCCAGCGGAGCCCGACAAAGATGGACGCACCGTGGCATCGCCGAGGCATTGGTCGCAGCCACTACCGTGCCGGCAGCGTTCACCGTACTAACAGCATTCGCAAGGTACGATCGGCGGCCGCCCTTCCCCGGAACCAGAGATCCCGCAGACAAGGAAGCAGGTCTCCGCCTCCCTTCTCGGAAACGACCGAAGCGCCAGAGAGCCCAAGCCTGCCGCCTCTTCCATACAACGATATTACCAGCCCTCGGTACGACACAAGCTCCCACTACAGGTCGCACAAGTCAAGGCTGTCGACTACGACAGCCCGGACCGCCACAACGGACGTCAACTCTGTCGGCGGTGCTTCCAATGGCGCCTCTCAAGCCACTGGAGTTGTCGACGCCATAGCCCAGACCATGGTTGGCGAATGGATGTTCAAATACGTCAGGAGACGCAAGTCATTCGGAGTGCCCGATAGCGGCAAGGACGATTCCAGCAACGACCGCCACAAGCGATGGGTTTGGCTGGCTCCTTACGAGCGGGCCATCCTCTGGAGCAGCAAGCAGCCGTCATCTGGTAGTGCTTTGATGGGCAAGACCGGCCGGAAAC TAACAATTCAGTCCGTGCTCGATGTCAAGGACGACAACCCTGCTCCCAAGAACCAGGGTGCTGTCTTCAACCGTTCGATTCTTATCTTGACGCCGCAGCGAGCGTTAAAGTTCACCGCCACGTCTTCTGAGCGACACTATGTGTGGCTCACGGCGCTTTCTTTCCTGGCACATTCGACCCAGGCAATTCCAGAAATCATTGCGACTCCGCAACCTGTGAAGGAAACAACGGTACCGGATTTCGAACCGCCACAACCAACCAGGCGACCTGGCATTCGTGACTCGATTCGACTGACAAAGAGCAAGGCCCCCCCCTCGGTTGTTAGGAGCGCAGGCCCGCCAAGTATCCCAAGTGTTCCTAGCATTCCCTCGTCAAGGACAGGCGATGCGTCCGGTTACAGGCATGCGGAGGCATTCGCGACCATGCCGAACAACAACCATCAGCGCGAGCAATCCGGAGACGCGGCCGAACCCCCCTTCATCCCTCGGTTCACTGAGCGTTCAAACCAAACCACGGTCCATGGAAGAAAACGAAGCAATACCGGAGGCCATGTCCCACCGCCGCTCTCCTTCCGCGGCTTTTCTGGGCCGGGCAGCGTTGGGCAACACAGCTACACCAACAGCAACGCTGGTAACAGCGTCGGCACGGCAGGATCATCAGACATATACCAGTCTCAACCGTCGCAGGGTTCGAGCAGACAGAGTTGGGGCATCAGCACCGCCGGCTCCCAGCGCACGTCAGAAGCCTCgtcacggccaggcggcaACTTCTTCGACGCTATCGGCACAGTGCGAATGGAAGCCTTCATCAGCCCCTTGGCGTACTCAGGATTTGACAGAGACCCCGATGAGCACGAGGAATACCGGTATCGAGCCCGAAGACGGAGCAAAGAACTTCGACGTCGACAGAGCCGCAGCCGCCACCGAGACAGCTACAGCTCTCGCGGCACGCGTGGCACAGACGGCTACCATGGCGGTAGCCGAGtggctggagaagaagactaCTTCAGAGATGACCCGTTCAAGGGCTTCTAA